A genomic window from Vitis riparia cultivar Riparia Gloire de Montpellier isolate 1030 chromosome 18, EGFV_Vit.rip_1.0, whole genome shotgun sequence includes:
- the LOC117906622 gene encoding LOW QUALITY PROTEIN: putative 1-phosphatidylinositol-3-phosphate 5-kinase FAB1D (The sequence of the model RefSeq protein was modified relative to this genomic sequence to represent the inferred CDS: inserted 2 bases in 1 codon), whose product MQTRYKNPRLLLIQGMLGHSSSGLSSFNSMDQEKGNLNSVREMIDVCRPNVVLVEKTVSRDVQETFLEKGVTLVFDMKLHRLERVARCTGSPIMSPGTLMSQKLKHCDSFHFEKFVEEHASVGEGGKKPSKTLMFIEGCPTRQGCTILLKGTHSEELKRVKCVMQCAVVMAYHLVLETSFLVDQKAMISTIPFDGLANLAPTNTRFPVVGSGNSSASCLEEPIAKDDALCLSDVPVSNGFLEGVSTLNLELEGDSSLSYEPYNPVVLSGLSSLSASIKKVIGDNFPIVSSTPYHSLSSYFGLNGKEHHNKIMTSVPVLKSPEAFENCDIEAKSGSDEEKSHDSERPLSPLACSDVPLNDVKSGGKNEDQMQSKDDISTVLDSQSILVLMSSRNASKGRICEQSHFSHIKFYRNFDVPLGKFLQDNLLNQKHQCPTCGELPEAHFYYYAHCNKQLTIQVKQLPTKSCLPGEAEGKLWMWSRCGKCKPENGITQCTKRVLISTAARGLSFGKFLELSFSQLSSPSRVSSCGHFFHRDFLYFFGLGPMVAVLRYSPVSTYAVAVPPHKLEFSNSIRQESLKKEMENVYMKAISLFTEVAXTLKKIASRFAGSTLNLGGSLKEFSDVEEMLSQERYEFEVNIQKAIVRNGKPEQAIYKLLSLNRLLWELQLESCLWDRRLHTLLSPDSSVVGTSATHKAIQGLLKKDGIAGNGILRAENILDTGDKGFYNNGNVKTKLETRDQGNELSIREIPVEGPVEMSREQADPFNSSTVAVDTEGSHLEAVRIIPITGGLGHNDSFGGLDASQRGSSHPLACNLEKAKGWIWSPFPEIRRDCMKDLQGGYLPKFESISSYTPEYLPSAYQLIIEEGSRLHIPLGTDDYIVSDYEGELSSIISCALALLKDSLNRITSMPSSHWHSNGSVDSDGSVSSEESLFSSFDGFNLLDSLVSYGAIHPEVSLGVAKSPGKGKYSVVCLYANQFRNLRDQCCPSELDYIASLSRCRNWDAKGGKSKSFFAKTLDDRFIIKEIKKTEFESFMKFAPDYFAYMNHSFTSGSQTCLAKILGIYQVIIRQTKSGKEMRHDLMVMENLTFCRSITRQYDLKGALHARYNSAADGPEDVLLDQNFVNDMNTSPVYVNRKAKRVLQRAVWNDTTFLNSINVMDYSLLVGVDTQRHELVCGIIDYLRQYTWDKQLETWVKSSLVVPKNVLPTVISPKEYKKRFRKFMSTYFFSVPDHWCSQRSSNPCELCGIREDESSSQLKAQKQGEQNDFSA is encoded by the exons ATGCAGACAAGGTACAAGAACCCTCGACTATTGTTGATTCAGGGCATGCTTGGTCATTCTTCAAGTGGGTTATCATCATTTAATTCAATGGATCAG GAGAAGGGTAATCTGAATTCTGTTCGTGAGATGATAGATGTGTGTCGCCCGAATGTAGTTTTAGTGGAGAAAACTGTTTCTCGTGATGTGCAAGAGACTTTTCTTGAAAAAGGAGTGACACTAGTCTTTGATATGAAGCTCCATCGCTTGGAACGAGTTGCTCGCTGTACTGGTTCACCAATAATGTCCCCTGGAACTTTAATGAGCCAAAAGCTGAAACATTGTGATTcctttcattttgaaaaatttgtggAGGAACATGCTAGTGTGGGTGAAGGTGGAAAAAAGCCAAGTAAGACCTTGATGTTCATTGAGGGCTGTCCTACACGGCAAGGTTGTACG ATTTTACTGAAAGGAACTCACAGTGAGGAATTGAAGAGGGTTAAATGTGTTATGCAGTGTGCAGTTGTTATGGCATATCATTTAGTTTTAGAGACTTCTTTCCTTGTTGATCAAAAAGCAATGATCTCTACTATTCCTTTTGATGGGTTAGCAAATCTAGCGCCAACTAATACACGATTCCCTGTTGTTGGCTCTGGTAATTCAAGCGCCTCTTGTCTTGAGGAGCCTATTGCCAAAGATGATGCATTATGCTTGAGTGATGTTCCTGTTTCAAATGGATTCCTTGAAGGAGTGTCCACCCTAAATTTGGAATTAGAAGGTGATTCTTCATTATCTTATGAGCCATATAACCCAGTTGTTCTTTCGGGGTTATCGTCTCTTTCAGCCTCCATAAAGAAAGTTATAGGGGACAATTTCCCTATTGTATCCTCAACTCCTTATCACTCGCTATCTTCATACTTTGGCTTAAATGGAAAGGAACACCACAATAAGATCATGACGTCAGTTCCAGTTTTGAAATCTCCAGAGGCATTTGAAAATTGTGATATTGAAGCAAAAAGTGGTTCTGATGAAGAGAAGTCACATGATAGCGAAAGACCACTGTCACCCTTGGCTTGCTCTGATGTTCCTTTGAATGACGTAAAATCTGGTGGCAAAAATGAAGACCAAATGCAAAGTAAGGATGACATTAGCACAGTTTTGGACTCCCAGAGCATTTTGGTTCTGATGTCTAGTCGGAATGCATCAAAAGGGAGGATTTGTGAGCAAAGCCATTTTTCTCATATCAAGTTCTACAGGAACTTCGATGTTCCCCTTGGGAAATTTTTGCAAGATAATTTACTCAATCAG AAGCATCAATGCCCCACATGTGGTGAACTGCCAGAAGCTCATTTTTACTACTATGCACATTGCAATAAGCAGCTTACCATACAAGTTAAACAACTTCCCACCAAGTCATGTTTGCCTGGGGAAGCAGAAGGAAAACTTTGGATGTGGAGTCGCTGCGGTAAATGTAAACCTGAAAATGGAATCACACAATGTACAAAAAGAGTGTTGATATCCACTGCTGCTCGTGGGTTGTCCTTCGGAAAGTTTTTGGAGCTCAGTTTTTCACAGCTGTCTTCACCCAGTAGGGTATCAAGCTGTGGGCATTTTTTTCACAGGGACTTCCTCTACTTTTTTGG GTTAGGTCCCATGGTTGCAGTGCTCAGATATTCTCCTGTCTCAACTTATGCTGTAGCTGTACCTCCTCATAAGCTGGAATTCAGTAATTCAATTAGACAAGAATCTCTCAAGAAGGAAATGGAGAAT GTCTACATGAAAGCGATATCACTGTTCACAGAGGTTGC AACTTTGAAGAAGATAGCATCTCGGTTTGCAGGCTCTACTCTGAATCTTGGTGGCTCATTGAAAGAATTTTCTGATGTTGAAGAGATGTTAAGCCAGGAGAGATATGAATTTgag GTCAACATTCAAAAAGCTATTGTTAGGAATGGGAAGCCAGAGCAGGCCATTTATAAACTTCTCAGCTTGAACAGATTACTCTGGGAGCTTCAACTTGAATCATGCTTATGGGATCGGCGTTTGCATACACTACTCTCGCCTGATTCTTCAGTGGTTGGCACTAGTGCCACTCATAAAGCAATTCAAGGGCTTCTGAAGAAGGATGGCATTGCTGGTAATGGAATCCTGCGGGCAGAAAATATTTTGGATACTGGCGATAAAGGTTTCTATAATAATGGCAATGTGAAAACAAAGTTGGAGACAAGAGATCAGGGAAATGAGTTGTCAATCAGGGAAATCCCTGTTGAGGGTCCTGTTGAAATGTCTAGAGAACAAGCTGATCCATTCAATTCATCAACTGTGGCTGTGGATACTGAGGGGTC TCATTTAGAAGCTGTTAGAATCATTCCTATTACCGGAGGACTTGGACACAATGATTCTTTTGGTGGTCTAGATGCATCTCAAAGGGGTTCATCTCATCCATTGGCATGCAACTTGGAGAAGGCAAAAGGATGGATCTGGTCTCCATTTCCAGAAATTAGGAGGGATTGCATGAAGGATCTCCAGGGAGGTTACTTGCCCAAATTTGAATCTATTAGTAGCTACACACCAGAATATTTACCCTCAGCTTATCAACTGATCATTGAGGAGGGCTCAAGGCTGCATATCCCTCTTGGTACTGATGATTATATTGTCTCAGACTATGAGGGTGAACTTTCAAGCATAATCTCTTGTGCCCTGGCCTTGTTGAAGG ACAGCCTGAATCGAATTACGTCAATGCCTTCATCTCATTGGCATTCAAATGGTTCTGTGGATTCAGATGGAAGTGTTTCTTCCGAGGAGTCTCTCTTCTCCAGTTTTGATGGATTTAATTTGTTGGATTCTCTGGTTTCTTATGGTGCTATTCATCCTGAGGTCTCTCTTGGAGTTGCAAAATCACCTGGAAAGGGTAAATATTCAGTGGTTTGTTTATATGCCAACCAGTTCCGCAATCTTCGAGATCAGTGCTGTCCATCTGAGCTTGATTACATTGCCTCCCTCAGCCGATGTAGGAACTGGGATGCCAAAGGTGGGAAAAGTAAATCTTTCTTTGCTAAAACACTGGATGACAGGTTTATCATAAAGGAAATTAAGAAGACAGAATTCGAATCCTTTATGAAGTTTGCTCCTGATTATTTTGCTTACATGAATCACTCCTTCACATCGGGGAGCCAAACTTGCCTTGCCAAAATTCTTGGGATTTATCAG GTAATTATTAGACAGACAAAGAGTGGGAAAGAGATGAGACATGATCTGATGGTGATGGAGAATCTTACTTTCTGTAGAAGCATTACTCGCCAGTATGATCTCAAAGGTGCTTTACATGCTCGATACAATTCAGCTGCTGATGGTCCAGAAGATGTTCTCTTGGACCAGAActttgttaatgacatgaacaCCTCTCCTGTGTACGTTAATAGGAAAGCGAAGCGTGTCTTGCAGCGGGCAGTTTGGAATGACACAACTTTCCTCAAT TCAATTAATGTCATGGATTATTCTCTACTGGTGGGAGTGGATACTCAGCGGCATGAGCTTGTTTGTGGCATTATTGATTATCTCAGGCAGTACACATGGGACAAGCAACTTGAGACATGGGTCAAGTCTTCCCTTGTTGTCCCTAAGAATGTTTTGCCAACCGTCATCTCTCCAAAAGAGTACAAAAAGAGATTCAGGAAGTTCATGTCTACATACTTTTTTAGTGTCCCAGATCACTGGTGCTCACAAAGGTCTTCCAATCCTTGTGAACTTTGTGGCATCAGAGAGGACGAGTCTTCTTCTCAATTGAAAGCCCAGAAGCAGGGGGAGCAAAATGATTTTTCAGCTTGA